Proteins encoded within one genomic window of Methanothrix harundinacea 6Ac:
- the smc gene encoding chromosome segregation protein SMC, whose translation MHIKEIELVNFKSFGRRAVIPLRNDFIAVTGPNGSGKSNVVDALLFALSLSSSRAMRAERLPDLIYRGDNGKNPDFAQVTVKFDNSERGVPVDEDVVEISRKVRLTKNKYQSIYYFNGNPCTQTEIHDHLSRAGITPEGYNVVMQGDVTRIIEMTPLERRRIVDEIAGVAEFDEKKKKALEELEVVRERIDRGDVILVEVEAQLARLAEERDRALAYQAQREEKRRMEAFLLLAKLKEAESDLADLDTELLDLRSIDSDLIGRLDRGRAELSSLEENLKGLNDEITRKGEDEQIEVKRRMVEVKGSIKADEGRIEMAEGEIAALEAEQRSDYLEADRLGREAEELSMRIRDGSIRKASILAEIQEREEALASYREKIARADARYAEVRDRLAVVKREVEEAKSRAADLMRERDRHLDAARRRSIEREEAAIEISEARETMAGLDRERGRIGRQRQELEERISLFEEERDDLDSARISIRREMARVDETLQRLQMERARAEASLRSAGEGTGYSRAVEAIRSAMSQGHLTGLFGTIAELGEVGEDYATALEVAAGGRLQSIVAETDGDAARAIETLKRSKAGRATFLPLNKMASGTPPALPKEPGVVDYAINLVAFDPRFLPAFWHVFRDTLVVKELDVARRLMGRYRMVTLDGDLVEKGGAMTGGTFKSRLKFAADERQKLEEATRRVLAAQAERDSLIERLDRVEGEVSSVRRGVEELGREVSRIEVRLEEIDGQKVRLERLIQDRERRLLELEADAAGVMERLDLLERDIREREAEARGAEERARSLERDLEGSEIPELSALADGLEAEIRSLSRKASEIEAEITGHRLREESHSARRAELSGRREAREERKRAAIEKKSAAADRIGKADLALADLGQREREIEVELSELKGTRSRLLDEVMAKSREVDSADRERERVRARIAAAEGAAAEMRSAADGLRAEIESFGIDASEEPPKSQTIIRKIHALERSMEELEPVNMLAIEEYDRVFDRRETLRDRRETLQREREDLLAKLDQYEEMKREAFMAAFEGINENFRDTFNQLSDGEGELILENEEDPLAGGMTIRARPARKAFHRLEAMSGGEKSLTALSFIFAIQRFRPAPFYALDEIDMFLDGANVERVAKLIKGIAQAAQFIVVSLRKPMIQEAKYVVGVTMQENNISTVTGVCLN comes from the coding sequence TTGCACATCAAGGAGATAGAGCTCGTAAACTTCAAGTCCTTCGGCAGGAGGGCGGTGATACCCCTAAGAAACGACTTCATCGCCGTCACTGGACCCAACGGCAGCGGCAAGTCCAACGTCGTCGACGCTCTCCTCTTCGCCCTATCCCTCTCCTCCAGCAGGGCGATGAGGGCGGAGAGGCTCCCCGACCTCATATACCGGGGCGACAACGGCAAAAACCCCGACTTCGCCCAGGTGACCGTCAAGTTCGACAACTCCGAGCGGGGCGTCCCCGTCGACGAAGACGTCGTCGAGATATCGAGGAAGGTCAGGCTGACGAAGAACAAGTACCAGAGCATCTACTATTTTAACGGCAACCCCTGCACCCAGACGGAGATCCACGACCACCTCTCCCGGGCGGGGATCACCCCCGAGGGGTACAACGTGGTGATGCAGGGGGACGTCACCAGGATCATCGAGATGACCCCCCTGGAGAGGAGGAGGATCGTCGACGAGATCGCCGGGGTCGCCGAGTTCGACGAGAAGAAGAAGAAGGCTCTGGAGGAGCTGGAGGTGGTGAGGGAGAGGATCGACCGGGGAGACGTCATCCTGGTGGAGGTGGAGGCCCAGCTGGCGAGGCTCGCCGAGGAGCGGGATCGGGCCCTCGCCTACCAGGCCCAGAGGGAGGAGAAGAGGCGGATGGAGGCGTTCCTCCTTCTGGCGAAGCTGAAGGAGGCGGAGTCCGATCTGGCCGACCTCGATACGGAGCTCCTCGACCTCCGATCGATCGATTCCGACCTCATCGGGAGGCTGGACCGGGGTAGGGCGGAGCTCTCCTCCCTGGAGGAGAATCTGAAGGGGCTGAACGACGAGATCACCCGCAAGGGGGAGGACGAGCAGATCGAGGTCAAGCGGCGGATGGTGGAGGTGAAGGGCTCGATCAAGGCGGATGAGGGGCGGATCGAGATGGCCGAAGGCGAGATCGCCGCCCTGGAGGCGGAGCAGAGGTCCGACTACCTCGAGGCCGATCGGCTCGGCCGGGAGGCGGAGGAGCTCTCCATGCGGATCCGGGACGGCTCCATCCGGAAGGCGAGCATCCTCGCGGAGATCCAGGAGCGGGAAGAGGCCCTGGCCTCCTATAGAGAGAAGATCGCCCGGGCCGACGCCCGGTACGCGGAGGTGAGGGACCGGCTCGCCGTCGTCAAGAGGGAGGTGGAGGAGGCGAAGTCGAGGGCGGCAGACCTGATGAGGGAGAGGGACCGCCACCTCGACGCCGCCAGGAGGCGTTCCATCGAGCGGGAGGAGGCGGCGATTGAGATCTCCGAGGCGAGGGAGACGATGGCGGGGCTCGACCGGGAGAGGGGACGGATCGGCCGGCAGCGGCAGGAGCTGGAGGAGAGGATATCCCTCTTCGAGGAGGAGAGGGACGACCTCGACTCCGCCCGGATATCGATCAGGCGGGAGATGGCCCGGGTCGATGAGACCCTCCAGCGGCTCCAGATGGAGCGGGCCCGGGCCGAGGCGAGCCTCCGGTCCGCGGGCGAGGGCACCGGCTACAGCAGGGCGGTGGAGGCGATCCGGTCCGCCATGAGCCAGGGGCACCTGACGGGGCTCTTCGGGACGATCGCGGAGCTCGGGGAGGTCGGCGAGGATTACGCCACCGCCCTGGAGGTGGCGGCGGGGGGGAGGCTCCAGAGCATCGTCGCCGAGACGGACGGGGATGCGGCCCGGGCGATCGAGACCCTCAAGAGGTCGAAGGCGGGGAGGGCCACCTTCCTCCCCCTAAACAAGATGGCCTCGGGCACCCCACCGGCGCTGCCGAAGGAGCCCGGGGTCGTCGACTACGCCATAAACCTCGTCGCCTTCGACCCCCGGTTCCTCCCCGCCTTCTGGCACGTATTCCGAGATACTCTGGTGGTGAAGGAGCTGGATGTGGCCCGGAGGCTGATGGGCCGCTACCGGATGGTCACCCTGGACGGCGACCTGGTGGAGAAGGGGGGAGCCATGACCGGAGGTACCTTCAAGTCTCGGCTCAAGTTCGCCGCCGACGAGCGGCAGAAGCTGGAGGAGGCGACGAGGCGGGTCCTCGCCGCCCAGGCGGAGAGGGACTCCCTGATCGAGCGGCTCGACCGGGTCGAGGGGGAGGTCTCCTCGGTGCGGAGAGGGGTGGAGGAGCTCGGCCGGGAGGTCTCCCGGATCGAGGTCCGGCTCGAGGAGATCGACGGCCAGAAGGTCCGGCTCGAGAGGCTCATCCAGGACCGGGAGAGGAGGCTTCTGGAGCTGGAGGCGGACGCCGCCGGGGTGATGGAGCGGCTCGACCTCCTGGAGCGGGATATACGAGAGAGGGAGGCCGAGGCTCGAGGGGCCGAGGAGCGGGCCCGGTCCCTGGAGAGGGACCTGGAGGGGTCGGAGATCCCGGAGCTATCGGCCCTCGCCGACGGCCTGGAGGCCGAGATCCGGTCCCTCTCCCGGAAGGCCTCCGAGATCGAGGCCGAGATCACAGGCCACCGCCTCCGGGAGGAGAGCCACTCGGCCCGGCGGGCGGAGCTCTCGGGGCGGCGGGAGGCCCGGGAGGAGAGGAAGAGGGCGGCTATCGAGAAGAAGAGCGCCGCCGCCGATAGGATCGGCAAGGCCGATCTCGCCCTCGCCGACCTCGGCCAGCGGGAGAGGGAGATCGAGGTGGAGCTATCGGAGCTGAAGGGGACGAGGAGCCGGCTCCTCGACGAGGTGATGGCCAAGAGCAGGGAGGTCGACTCCGCCGACCGGGAGCGGGAACGGGTCCGGGCCCGGATCGCGGCGGCGGAGGGCGCCGCCGCGGAGATGAGGTCGGCGGCCGACGGCCTGCGGGCGGAGATCGAGAGCTTCGGGATCGACGCCTCGGAGGAGCCACCCAAGAGCCAGACCATCATCAGGAAGATCCACGCCCTGGAGAGGTCGATGGAGGAGCTGGAGCCGGTGAACATGCTCGCCATCGAGGAGTACGACCGGGTCTTCGACCGGCGGGAGACCCTCCGGGACCGGCGGGAGACCCTCCAGCGGGAGAGGGAAGACCTCCTGGCGAAGCTAGACCAGTACGAGGAGATGAAGCGAGAGGCCTTCATGGCCGCCTTCGAAGGGATCAACGAGAACTTCCGGGATACCTTCAATCAGCTCTCCGACGGCGAGGGGGAGCTGATCCTGGAGAACGAGGAGGACCCCCTCGCGGGCGGGATGACGATCCGGGCGAGGCCCGCCCGGAAGGCCTTCCACCGGCTGGAGGCGATGTCCGGGGGTGAGAAGAGCCTCACCGCCCTCTCCTTCATCTTCGCGATCCAGAGGTTCCGGCCCGCCCCCTTCTACGCCCTCGACGAGATCGACATGTTCCTGGACGGGGCGAACGTCGAGAGGGTGGCGAAGCTGATCAAGGGGATCGCCCAGGCCGCCCAGTTCATCGTCGTCTCGTTGCGAAAGCCGATGATCCAGGAGGCTAAGTACGTGGTGGGGGTGACGATGCAGGAGAACAACATATCCACGGTCACGGGGGTGTGTCTCAACTGA
- a CDS encoding segregation/condensation protein A, with translation MSQLSTVEALEVPEAYGPEPDPIMVLLDLARRGEIDPWDLDLSAVTEKFLERIEALGNRDLPALGRTLLYASILLRMKSDSMEGEEEPEEEFEEFDDPPVFRRRIVEGLPSPPIRRRARRPVTLEELISELRRAETVAERKVGRERARPEPTVEEAMERAHEEGIEGRIRTLRGTIFEMLAAEERISFSDLPERDVLSYVSLLFMAGRREIWLEQDALFGELYIRRHPGGPGEQAA, from the coding sequence GTGTCTCAACTGAGCACCGTAGAAGCCCTGGAGGTCCCCGAGGCCTACGGCCCGGAGCCGGATCCGATCATGGTCCTGCTGGACCTCGCGAGGCGGGGGGAGATCGACCCCTGGGACCTGGACCTCTCCGCGGTGACGGAGAAGTTTCTGGAGCGGATCGAGGCCCTGGGAAATAGAGACCTTCCCGCCCTCGGCAGGACCCTCCTCTACGCCAGCATCCTCCTGAGGATGAAGTCCGACTCTATGGAGGGGGAGGAGGAGCCAGAGGAGGAGTTCGAGGAGTTCGACGACCCCCCCGTCTTCAGGAGGCGGATCGTCGAGGGTCTCCCCTCACCGCCGATAAGGAGGAGGGCGAGGAGGCCCGTCACCCTCGAGGAGCTGATATCCGAGCTGAGGCGGGCGGAGACCGTCGCTGAGAGGAAGGTCGGAAGGGAGAGGGCGAGGCCCGAGCCGACGGTGGAGGAGGCGATGGAGCGGGCCCACGAGGAGGGGATCGAGGGGAGGATCCGGACCCTCCGGGGGACGATCTTCGAGATGCTAGCGGCGGAGGAACGGATCTCCTTCTCGGACCTCCCGGAGAGGGACGTCCTCAGCTACGTCTCCCTCCTATTCATGGCGGGGAGGAGGGAGATATGGCTCGAGCAGGACGCCCTCTTCGGCGAGCTTTACATCAGGAGGCACCCCGGCGGGCCGGGGGAGCAGGCGGCGTGA
- the scpB gene encoding SMC-Scp complex subunit ScpB codes for MPSVEASGEAAVVEAALFAAGRPLTAAEIAELTDLPIRVAMRFADSLVREYSERAGGIEVRESEGRYVMQVRSTVADRVSKVGPQELDPPLLRTLAVIARHQPIPQSELVRVRGNKSYGHVRELLERGLIRAEKEGRTKIITTTKGFAEYFGLDFDDPDFVRRAMEGRRLGVTPMYRSLAERMGLEYDVVNPYSPGRNDLVAMKGLDLLVIAPGYAERAREHYSAELLEAGVRTFTQLKESAALIAERSGAADPARTASLLEEIDVLLAGYRERARGARPIRPLSPMVEEIALDLGVPTVEDGVPAAPDYKGLEAEIQVPTHQPYDMDILERIKERYEAILKGLAEG; via the coding sequence TTGCCGTCGGTTGAGGCCAGCGGGGAGGCGGCGGTGGTGGAGGCTGCCCTCTTTGCAGCCGGAAGGCCCCTGACGGCGGCGGAGATCGCCGAGCTGACGGACCTGCCGATAAGGGTCGCCATGCGCTTCGCCGACAGCCTCGTCCGGGAGTACTCCGAGAGGGCGGGCGGGATCGAGGTCCGGGAGTCGGAGGGGCGGTACGTCATGCAGGTCCGCTCCACCGTCGCCGATCGGGTGAGCAAGGTCGGCCCCCAGGAGCTGGATCCACCGCTTCTGCGGACCCTGGCTGTCATCGCCCGACACCAGCCGATCCCCCAGAGCGAGCTTGTGAGGGTGAGGGGGAACAAGAGCTATGGCCACGTCCGGGAGCTCCTGGAGCGGGGGCTGATCCGGGCCGAGAAGGAGGGGAGGACGAAGATCATCACCACCACCAAGGGCTTTGCCGAGTACTTCGGCCTCGACTTCGACGACCCCGACTTCGTCAGGAGGGCGATGGAGGGGCGGAGGCTCGGGGTCACCCCCATGTACCGGAGCCTCGCCGAACGGATGGGCCTGGAGTACGACGTCGTCAACCCGTACAGCCCCGGCAGAAATGACCTGGTGGCGATGAAGGGCCTCGACCTTCTGGTCATCGCCCCCGGCTACGCGGAGAGGGCGAGGGAGCACTACTCGGCGGAGCTCTTGGAGGCCGGGGTGAGGACCTTCACCCAGCTGAAGGAGAGCGCTGCTCTAATCGCCGAGAGGTCTGGGGCCGCCGATCCCGCCAGGACCGCATCCCTCCTCGAGGAGATCGACGTCCTCCTGGCGGGTTACAGGGAGAGGGCAAGGGGCGCAAGGCCGATCAGGCCCCTATCGCCGATGGTGGAGGAGATCGCCCTGGACCTCGGGGTCCCGACGGTCGAGGACGGCGTCCCTGCCGCCCCCGACTACAAGGGCTTGGAGGCCGAGATCCAGGTCCCGACCCACCAGCCCTACGATATGGACATCCTCGAGAGGATCAAAGAAAGGTACGAGGCGATCTTGAAGGGGCTCGCTGAGGGCTGA
- a CDS encoding HD domain-containing protein yields the protein MDEETLDDLARWFSDYVHTFKSGDPGEDENIILKEEHTARVRREISDIGRTLGLADDDLRLAEAMALFHDLGRFPQYATYGTFSDRRSCDHAALSVGVLIDSGVLDALDPEERELILKAISRHNRAGLPEEESDRCLLFSKLLRDADKLDIWAVLLDYYQRREKEGYRNAALELDLPDAPGISEEVRRDIMAGEIVKLSGVKRLNDFKLLQASWVFDINYRPALLAVRKRGYLEEARKFLPRTEEVDMIFTLLKSSLDWRIESEVVGAGDGA from the coding sequence ATGGATGAAGAGACCCTCGACGACTTAGCCCGCTGGTTCTCCGATTACGTACATACCTTCAAGTCCGGCGATCCCGGCGAGGACGAGAACATCATCCTGAAGGAGGAGCACACCGCCCGCGTTCGCCGGGAGATCAGCGATATAGGCCGGACGCTCGGCCTCGCCGACGACGACCTCCGCCTGGCGGAGGCGATGGCCTTATTCCACGACCTCGGTCGATTCCCCCAGTACGCCACCTACGGGACCTTCTCGGACCGCCGATCCTGCGACCACGCCGCCCTATCCGTCGGGGTCCTCATCGATAGCGGTGTCCTGGACGCCCTCGATCCCGAAGAGCGGGAGCTGATACTCAAGGCGATATCCCGCCACAACCGGGCAGGCCTTCCGGAGGAGGAATCGGACCGGTGCCTCCTCTTCTCAAAGCTCCTCCGGGACGCCGATAAATTGGACATCTGGGCCGTCCTCCTCGATTACTATCAGCGGCGCGAGAAGGAAGGATATCGAAACGCGGCCCTGGAGCTGGACCTTCCCGATGCGCCCGGGATCAGCGAGGAGGTCCGTCGCGACATCATGGCCGGAGAGATCGTGAAGCTCTCCGGCGTCAAACGGCTCAACGACTTCAAGCTCCTCCAGGCGAGCTGGGTCTTCGACATAAACTATCGGCCCGCCCTGCTGGCGGTGAGGAAGAGGGGCTACCTCGAGGAGGCCCGGAAGTTTCTTCCCCGGACCGAGGAAGTAGATATGATCTTCACCCTCCTAAAATCCAGCCTCGATTGGAGGATCGAATCCGAGGTCGTCGGCGCCGGGGATGGGGCTTGA